The Deltaproteobacteria bacterium DNA segment ATTGGAAGCTCCGGGTGGGAGATTACCGCGTCGTTTTCAAAGTCGAGGGGGAGGTCGTTTATGTCCTCGGAATACGCCACCGGAAGAACATCTACGAGGACGTGCCGGGTCGGATAAGATAACAAAAACGGAAAGCACATCGGCACGCTCTCCGGATCTGTGGAAAAGATCCTTGCGTGTGATGTCTTTGCGCCTACGCCTGGGTGCGGCCGAGAACCACCCGAGGCCGACGCAGCTTCCTCTTTCAGCGCCTCGTAGGCATTGGTGATCTCCTGGGCTTCTTCCGGGGTCACCGTATCGCTATCCTCCCCCTGGGGCAGGAGTTGCAGCGTGAAACCAGAGACCGACCTTCGGGGTGCGCATACGAACGATTTCTTAAGGGAGATCTTCGGGGAGCCGACTTGAATCAATCGCTGCGAGCAGCTTAATTCGTAGGTGGGTCTTTACACTATAATAGTAAAACATTTCAAATAGTTAACCGTCAAAAACATACCCAGAACACGCCATGATTTCCGCAACCGCCTCAACCCAGGCGCAACCGGATTCCAGCGCACGCCGGAACAACAATTCTCCAAACATGTGCGCTACGGAAAACCGTAGCTGTTGTGATCAGAAACGTCACTTCTTGAAAGGCACCACATGGGAACGAATCCATTCAAGAAGGCCATCTCGACCACACTTTCCCGAGGCGACGGCCAATATGATCCGTTCGCTCTCATCCGCATCGGCGCTTAACTCCTTCCCGTTCATTACAAGAAACGTTTCCAGCGCCGCATGACCGACCCGTTTATTGCCGCCGATGAAGTTCCAGGACCTCGGCGAACGTGAGGTATCGCACTACGCAAGGCGACGGTACAGTTCGCGATTCTTCGCGAGGACGTGTGCGGCCGCCCGATCAAAATCCGCTTCGCGATGCGCGAGCAGATCCCTCACGGCCGCAAGCGCCAACTCCTCCTCCGGAACGTTCAGCCGCCGGGCAGCCTCGGAGAGTTGCTGCTCCTGGATGCCCGTCACTTCCACAGAGAGCTTCATCTTGGCCCCCTAATACCCCAATTTTATGTCGCTGGGGCGTATCTACACCAGAAGTCATCATAACGCGTATCAAACCAGAGTAGAAGATAAGCACCGCCGCCCCTCTTTTGTGGCAGGGCCCGTAATGCCGACCCCTGGTTGCGGAGAAATTCCCGCAGGCGCCTCCCCCTCCCCCGTTCGTTCCGCATCTCCGAGGGGTACTCGGGATCGGGCCATTGCCCCCTCCGCGTCGAACTCGACCGTCACCCGGTCCGGCGCCTTGTCCTGGAACCAGATGCTCTGCGCGTCCGACAAGGTCTTCCGGACGGACTCCGGGATCTCCCCGCAGGCCCGCCCCGTGGCGCGGATCCCCTCGATGAAGTCGAGGAGGAACTTCTTCACGATCCCGTCGTGCATCGCCACCTGGTACCAGAAACCGCCATGGTAGAGGATCTTGCACGGCTCCACGGTGTACCGCTTCCCGGACCGCCGGTATAAGAAGGAGATCG contains these protein-coding regions:
- a CDS encoding WYL domain-containing protein; this encodes MKNLPFLRFLLILAISFLYRRSGKRYTVEPCKILYHGGFWYQVAMHDGIVKKFLLDFIEGIRATGRACGEIPESVRKTLSDAQSIWFQDKAPDRVTVEFDAEGAMARSRVPLGDAERTGEGEAPAGISPQPGVGITGPATKEGRRCLSSTLV